AGGTTCGTCTGCTCTGTATCGCCCCCTACGAAGGAATGCGCGACGTCATGATGAACATTGCCGCGCGCCGCAGCGACCTGGAGCTCGTGATCCGCGTCGGCGATCTGGCCGACGGCGTCAGAGCCGTTTCGGAGCACCTCGAATCCAGCATCGACGCCATCATCTCACGAGGAGGCACGGCCGAAGAGATCCGCAGGCATTTCTCCATTCCCGTCTGCGAGATCGATCTCTCGGTCTGCGACATCCTGCGGGCCATCCGGCTGGCCCGCAATTTCTCCGACGACTTTGCCATCATGGGCTACCCGAGCATCACAAAAAACGCCTCGTCGCTCTGCGACCTGCTTCAGTACACGACTCCCGTGATCACCATCCACAGCGCCGACGAAGCGCGAGAACAGCTCGAAAAACTCAAAAAGGAAGGGCGCCGAATCGTCGTCGGCGACACGATCACCGCCATCATCGCCCAAAAGCTCGATATGAACGGAATCCTGGTCACCTCAGGCATGGAAAGCATCGAAGACGCGTTCCAAAGGGCGCTGCACCTGCAAAGTTATTACCGCGACCTGCAGGAAAGCAAAAATCTTCTCGATTCCCTGCTCAACAGCCTCAACGACAACCTGATCGTCTTTGGCGACCGCCGGGAACTTTGCTTCTCCACACTGAAGGATATCCCGCAGAAACTTCGGTCCACCTTGGAAAAAAATGTCCCCTCGATTCTTTCCGGAGAGAACCTGCATCTCGTCCGACGCCTTGACGCGCAGCGAGTTTCCATCGAAGGCAAAGCCCTTGTCTCGAGGGAACGAAACTACTGCGTCTACACGCTGACGCGGCAGCCTTACGCGGAACCCTTTGGCAACAAGGCGCTGCGGTATTACGACCCGGAGGAAGCCCTTCAGACGGCGCCTTTCGAAAATTTTCTCGGCGAGAGCGAGATCATGCAAAAGGTCATTCACCGCATCAACCGTTGCGCCGCCATCGACCAGCCGGTGCTTCTGGTGGGCGAGGCCGGGACCGGGAAAGACCGTTTCGCTCACTATATTTACGCTCACAGCAGACGGCGCCGCAGCTCCTTGGTCCGTATCGACTGCAGGATGATGACGGAATCTCACTGGGAGTATCTGCTTGAAAACGAGAACTCCCCGCTCCGCGACAACGGTCTCACCTTTTACATCCGCTGCGTCGAACGCATTCCGCCCGAACAGCGCCTGAGGCTGGAAAACTATTTCGGGAACACCGCCGTTGCGTGCCGAAACAAGTTCATCCTTTCCTGTTCTCTCGGCGACGGCTTCACCGAGCGCGACAGCTTCTTCATCTATCTCAGGGAAATCTTTTCCTGCCTTACCGTCGAAATCCCGCCTCTACGACGGCACAGCGGCGACATTCCCACCCTGGTAGGGCTTTACATCAACTCGCTGAACGCCCGGCTTGGCACCCAAGTCGTGGGGTTCACGCCCGAAGCCATGCTGCTGCTCCAAAAGTTTCCCTGGGAGCGGAACATCGACCAGCTCGTCAGAGTGGTGCGCTGTCTCGTGGTCTCCGCCAAGATGTCCTACATTTCCGCCAGCGCGACGGAAGAGGTTCTGGCGGAGGAGCGTCATCAGCTGCTCCCCACCGCTGCGGCCGCTTTTAACCTGAACCGTCCTTTGAACGAGATCGTCAGGGAGATCGTCACGGCAATTTTCGCGCAGGAGAACATGAACCAGACGAAAACCGCCAAACGCCTTGGCATCAGCAGAAGCACCCTGTGGCGGATGCTCAGGTGATCCGGCATAACGCCGCCGCGTTTTGAAGAACGCCGCGGCGGAAATCTCGGATACGATGCCTTCCAGTTTGTCATACTGGTTCTCGATTAAAATGCCAAACGCAAGGGCGCTGCGAGGGAGTTCAGTCGCTCGCAGCGCCCAGTGGACCATGTTAACGCTTTTTATCAAGAAATAGTATCAGCTGCTATATTGTGTCAGGACGGTTCGATTTCTCGAGGCACTATGAAGCACGTTTATTTCACAAGGAACACGCATGCGAAGGCCGGGGTCTTCGCGCCGCTGTTCACCAAATTCCGAAGGAGATGAATTGACAATGATCATTTCAGAACGAATCAGCAGCCTGTCCGCGTCCCCCATCAGGAAGCTGACCCCCTACGCCGCCGCGGCAAAGGCCGCAGGCAAGAAAGTCTACCATCTGAACATCGGTCAGCCCGACATCGAGACGCCCGCCGGCTTCCTCGACGCGATCCGCCGCTTCGACAAAAAAATCATCGCCTACGGCGACTCGCACGGCAATCCGCGCCTGCTCGAAGCGATCCGCGCCTATTATCAGAGCTGGAACATGGATTACGACATCGGACAGATCACCATCACCAACGGCGGCTCGGAAGCGCTGCTGATCGCCATGATGGCGCTCTGCGATCCCGGCGACGAGATCCTCGTTTTCGAACCCTTTTACGCCAATTACAACGCGCTTGCCCGAGCGCTCAATATCACCGTTCGCGCCATTACGACGCATGCCGAAAACGGCTATGCGCTGCCAGACGAAGCGCACGTGGAACGAGGCATTACGCCGCGCACCAAAGCCATACTGCTGACCAATCCCGGCAATCCCACGGGGCGCGTCTATACGCCCGCGGAGATGGAACTGATCTCGCGCGTCGTGCGCCGTCATAATTTGGCGCTGATCGCCGACGAAGTGTACCGCGAGTTCGTCTACGAAGCTTCGTATCGCAGCTTCGGCGCCATGCCGGAACTGGACGAGCATCTCGTGCTCGTCGATTCGCTCTCCAAGCGCTACAGCGCCTGCGGCGCGCGGATCGGCGCGCTGCTGAGCCGCAACAAAGAGTTCTGCGCCCAGATCATGAAATACTGCCAGGCCCGCCTGTGCTGTCCCGAGCTGGAACAAATCGGCGCCGCCGCGCTCTACGCCACGCCGAAAAGCTATCTCGACGGCGTCAACGCCGAGTACCGCCGGCGACGCGACACGCTTCGGCGCGAGCTCGCCAAAATTCCCGACGTCGTCTGTTCGTTGCCGCAGGGCGCTTTTTACGTGATGATCAAAATGCCCATCGACGACGCCGAAAGGTTCGCGATCTGGCTGCTGGAACATTTCGACTCTCACGGCGAGACTGTCATGTTCGCGCCCGGCAGCGGCTTTTACGCCACGCCCGGACTCGGCGCGGACGAAGCGCGCCTGGCCTACGTGCTCAACTGCGCCGACCTCACTCGCGCCATTGCGATTCTCGGCGAAGGATTGAAAGCCTATCCCGGCACAAGACTGCTGGCCTAGACCGCTCCCGCAAGAAAACCCAGTCTCTGCGATCCTCCGGGTACAGAAGGCGCCGCCGCGAGCGAAAAAGGGCAACTTCCGTCACCAAGACGCCCGTCAGGGGATCGCTTCGCCCTTTTCAAAGAAAATTTCTCATGAAAAAGAGCCTGATGATCACCATCAGGCTCTTTTTCATGAGAAATATTTACATTGATACCGACATCTCCGCAGCGTTTCGCCCGCGGCGCGCTAACGGACGCTTTCGGCCAGGAAATCCGCCGCGAACTGGGCCATCACGGCGCTGCCGCGCTTGAGGACGCGCTCGTCCACGTCGTACTTTTCCTGGTGGTTCGTGTAAACGTAGCCCTTTTCCTCGTCGCGGCTGCCGATGAAACCGAAGATGTAACGGCATTTCTCGCCGAACCACGAGAAATCTTCGCTGCCCATGATCGCGGGCATGTGCCCGATGCCTTCCTCGCCGTACAGTTTGACTACGGCGTCATGGGCAATGCGATTCAGTTGTTCGTCCTCGTTGATCACGGGCAGGGTCAGATACTTGTATGCGAGCGTGCCCGCAGCGCCGAAGGCCGAGGCCGTGTCGGCGATAACGCGGCGCATGGCCTCCTCCACCGAGGTATCGGCTTTGAAGGTGCGCACCGTGCCCTCCATTTCCACCTCGCGGGGCACGCAGTTCCAGCGGTCGCCGCCGTGAACCGTGCCCACCGTGAGCACGAGGGGATTGAGCGGGTCGTTCATGCGCGACACGCACTGCTGCAAGTTGTTGACGATCGCCGCCGAAACGGCGATGGCGTCGATGCCCAGATGCGGAGCCGAGCCGTGAGCCGACACGCCCGTGACAGTAATTTTGAACTGATGGCAGCAGGCCATGCGGTTGCCCGGCGTCACGTCGATCAGCCCGCTCTCCAGCACGCCCCAGATGTGAGCGCCGTAAATGGCCTCGACGCCGTCCAGCGCGCCCTCGGCGAGCATGGCCTTGGCGCCGGTAGCCACTTCTTCGGCAGGCTGGATGATGAGGCGCACGTCGCCGTACAGCTCGTCTTTCACCTCGTTGAGGATCTGCGCCGCGCCCAGCAGCATGGCCATGTGGTTGTCGTGGCCGCAGGCGTGCATTTTGCCCTCGTTTTTCGAGGCGAACGGCAGACCGGTCTGCTCCTTTACGGGCAGCGCGTCGATGTCGCTGCGCAGCGCCACCGTTTTGCCGGGATGGCCGCCGTGGATCGTGGCCGTCAGCCCGCAGCAGTTTTCCAGCTCTCTGATGTCGGTGACGCCCATGGCCTCGAGGTCGCGGCGAAGCTGCGCGCGCGTCTCCTTCTCCTCGCCCGACAGTTCCGGGCAGGAATGGTAATAGCGGCGGCGTTCGATGATGTAGGATTCGTACTTTTCGGCAAGAGCTTTGATGTCCATAGCGTAGTTCTCCTTTCAATCACTTCCGACGCGGAAAGCCTGTCAGACCATGGTCTGGCAGCTTTCCGCGCAGCGACGGCACTCAGTTTAAAACAGCTTCTCGAAGATCCCGGCTACGAAGACCGACGTGATCGTGACGGTGACGAAACCGCCGACGATCATGGCCGGCATGAGGATGCCCGACAGGTAATCGTGCTCTTCGTCGTTTTCGGCCAGAGCCTTGCAGATCGACTCGGTGATGACGGCGTTGGGGGGAAAGCCGTACAGGGCGGTCAGCGAGACGGAGAACGCCAGCGGGATGGAAAGCTTGACGATCTTCGCCGCGACGAAGGCGAACAGCAGCTGGCCGGAAACGCCGGTGACGATCAGCTGCACCAGGGGCAGGATGATGGTCCCGAGCATCTCGGGCGTGCAGTCCTTCAGACCGTCGAAAATGTACATCATCAGCGCGAACATGACGATGCCGAAGGAGTTGCATTTCGTCAGCGAATTTTCGTCAAGGAAGCCGACAGACGTGAAGAGCACGCCGAGCAGCAGGCACCAGATCGCCCCGCTGATCTTGCCGACGGGGCCGAAGGAGATGCCGCCCATGACCGTGGCGAGATAGCCGACGATACCCAGCTTGAGCAGCACCACCACCGCCGAATCGAATTTCTTCGGCACGGGCGGAAACAGTTTGCGCCGCACCGCAGCGGCGGCCAGAACTGCCTGCTCTTCCGTGACGCCGTTGACGTCGGATTTGCCGGCGCGGAAATTCCTGATCAGGCGGCGCCCTTCGTTCTGGAGGAAGATCGCCGTCAGGGGATAACCCGCGAACCCCTGTACGCAGTACATGGCGATGGCAAACACGCCGACGGCCGTCATGCCCTTGGCGATAGCCGCCTGCTGCATGATCGAAGCGGCGACGATGCCGCCCGTCAGGGGCGGCAGGCCGGCGATGACGAAGCTGCGATCCATGAACAGCGGGCAGACAAAATAACCGGCAAGGCACATGCCGGCCAGACCGGCCAGCGACACAACGACGATCTTCCACTGCTCCATCAGCTGTTTGAAGCTGATGATCGTGCCCATGTGCACCAGCAGCAGGAAAATGCCCGTGCTCGCGCCGAAGGGGATCAGCACCGAATTGCTGACCAGATCGTGAGGCACGCCGTGCCAGTATCCCAGCAACATCAGGCAGGCCGTGACAAAAACCGAGGGAACCCAGGCTTTCGTGATCGTGGAAACCCATTCGCCGATGACGTACATCAGACCGCAGATAGCAAACGCCGCCATGAAATTGTACTTAAAGAACTCAAGCATAATCTCTTCGCTCCTTCTCGACACACAAAATTTTGCCGAAAAAACTTTCCGTCCCCCCGGAACAAAATTTTTTTTCGGAACACATCGCGGCAGTCAGTCCAAACGGGCCGATTGCCTGCGGATGGAAGTAAGTATACCGTCAGTGAAGAAATTTTGCAAATTTTTTCTGCGCCGCGGACCGCGCTTTTTTTAGCAAAACAAACTTCCCATTTTCCTCCGCAAAATAAAATCCCCGGCGCGAAACGCCGTCGGAACGTTTCGCCCGGGGAAAAAGCGCGGCCGCGAGCCCTTCAGCTTCAGCGGAGGATCAAATGAAAAACGGAGAGCGAAGGCGCTCATATTATATTTCTTGATCAAAAAGCTGAACGGAAGGGCGCGGCGAGGGAAAACTCGCAAAGCAGGCTGCGCGGCGGCAAAGATAGTCCTGAGCGACTGAATTCCCTCGCAGCGACCGGCAAATTATGTGAGTACTTTCTATCAGGAACAGCGTATCAGTTCCTGATAACCATCTTCCAGCCCTTGTTGCCGAGCTTCTCGAACGAAAGCACCTCGTGGCCGTCCTCCTTGCAGTAGCGGGGCAAATTGGTCACCGCTTCCGGGCAGGTGAAGGCGATCTCGATCTCTTCCCCCTTCTGGCTGGCCGCGACGGCCTTTTTCAGTTCGATCAGAGGAAGAGGGCAGTCTTTTCCCATGGTGTCAAGCTTGATCATAACAAAAACCTCCCTTTATTTTTTCGTGACGATGGCGTCTTTGTAGAACAGACGCACGCCCGCCCAAATGCCGAGCGTGATGGAAGCGAACGCGACCCACGAGGTCAGCGAAAGGCGCGCCGTGCCGGAAAGCCCGTGACCGACGATGCAGCCGCCGCCGAGCACCGAACCAAAGGCCATCAGCGCTCCGCCAGCCATGGCGCGCAGCAGCGTGGCGCCGTCGGTGCCCTTGAAGCTGAACTCTCCGCTGCCGTACGTGCAGACAAACGACCCCAGCACGATCCCCAGCACGAAGAACTGCGCCCATTTGACCGCGCCGCCCTCGGTCATGGCCCTCAGCCAACCGGTGACGCCGCCCGTGATGCCCCACGCGCTGGGCGTCCCCGTCATCGTTTTGCTGAACGCGTAGGAGAGCCCCGCGAAAACGCCGATCAGGACAGCCGCTGCGTAGACGCTCCAGATTTTTTCAAAAAACAGATG
The Pyramidobacter piscolens W5455 DNA segment above includes these coding regions:
- a CDS encoding sigma-54-dependent Fis family transcriptional regulator, whose protein sequence is MKKVRLLCIAPYEGMRDVMMNIAARRSDLELVIRVGDLADGVRAVSEHLESSIDAIISRGGTAEEIRRHFSIPVCEIDLSVCDILRAIRLARNFSDDFAIMGYPSITKNASSLCDLLQYTTPVITIHSADEAREQLEKLKKEGRRIVVGDTITAIIAQKLDMNGILVTSGMESIEDAFQRALHLQSYYRDLQESKNLLDSLLNSLNDNLIVFGDRRELCFSTLKDIPQKLRSTLEKNVPSILSGENLHLVRRLDAQRVSIEGKALVSRERNYCVYTLTRQPYAEPFGNKALRYYDPEEALQTAPFENFLGESEIMQKVIHRINRCAAIDQPVLLVGEAGTGKDRFAHYIYAHSRRRRSSLVRIDCRMMTESHWEYLLENENSPLRDNGLTFYIRCVERIPPEQRLRLENYFGNTAVACRNKFILSCSLGDGFTERDSFFIYLREIFSCLTVEIPPLRRHSGDIPTLVGLYINSLNARLGTQVVGFTPEAMLLLQKFPWERNIDQLVRVVRCLVVSAKMSYISASATEEVLAEERHQLLPTAAAAFNLNRPLNEIVREIVTAIFAQENMNQTKTAKRLGISRSTLWRMLR
- a CDS encoding pyridoxal phosphate-dependent aminotransferase; protein product: MIISERISSLSASPIRKLTPYAAAAKAAGKKVYHLNIGQPDIETPAGFLDAIRRFDKKIIAYGDSHGNPRLLEAIRAYYQSWNMDYDIGQITITNGGSEALLIAMMALCDPGDEILVFEPFYANYNALARALNITVRAITTHAENGYALPDEAHVERGITPRTKAILLTNPGNPTGRVYTPAEMELISRVVRRHNLALIADEVYREFVYEASYRSFGAMPELDEHLVLVDSLSKRYSACGARIGALLSRNKEFCAQIMKYCQARLCCPELEQIGAAALYATPKSYLDGVNAEYRRRRDTLRRELAKIPDVVCSLPQGAFYVMIKMPIDDAERFAIWLLEHFDSHGETVMFAPGSGFYATPGLGADEARLAYVLNCADLTRAIAILGEGLKAYPGTRLLA
- a CDS encoding amidohydrolase codes for the protein MDIKALAEKYESYIIERRRYYHSCPELSGEEKETRAQLRRDLEAMGVTDIRELENCCGLTATIHGGHPGKTVALRSDIDALPVKEQTGLPFASKNEGKMHACGHDNHMAMLLGAAQILNEVKDELYGDVRLIIQPAEEVATGAKAMLAEGALDGVEAIYGAHIWGVLESGLIDVTPGNRMACCHQFKITVTGVSAHGSAPHLGIDAIAVSAAIVNNLQQCVSRMNDPLNPLVLTVGTVHGGDRWNCVPREVEMEGTVRTFKADTSVEEAMRRVIADTASAFGAAGTLAYKYLTLPVINEDEQLNRIAHDAVVKLYGEEGIGHMPAIMGSEDFSWFGEKCRYIFGFIGSRDEEKGYVYTNHQEKYDVDERVLKRGSAVMAQFAADFLAESVR
- a CDS encoding sulfurtransferase TusA family protein — its product is MIKLDTMGKDCPLPLIELKKAVAASQKGEEIEIAFTCPEAVTNLPRYCKEDGHEVLSFEKLGNKGWKMVIRN